In one window of Hevea brasiliensis isolate MT/VB/25A 57/8 chromosome 10, ASM3005281v1, whole genome shotgun sequence DNA:
- the LOC110634970 gene encoding uncharacterized protein LOC110634970 isoform X3: MSMVKTQGNCVAIRTLNSPLSISRCPHGSASSSENATSGTPAWIGKGFTCVCFKRKRTCERVGINLTHLQEERLKRLKHRMKVYFDASRPDHQEALRALWSATYPDRELHGLISDQWKEMGWQGRDPSTDFRGAGFISLENLLFFAKTYSTSFQHLLKKQEGKRSAWEYPFAVAGINITFMIMQMLDLDASKPRTFVTSVFLHMLSENEWAFDLLYCMAFVVMDKQWLGRNATYMEFNDVLKSTRAHVESELLMDDVLRIEDIPSYALLS; the protein is encoded by the exons ATGAGCATGGTCAAAACTCAGGGGAACTGCGTCGCAATCCGTACACTCAATTCTCCACTTTCCATCTCCCGATGCCCTCACGGCTCTGCTTCCTCTTCAg AAAATGCAACTAGTGGGACGCCTGCTTGGATTGGTAAGGGCTTCACTTGTGTTTGCTTCAAGCGAAAGCGAACTTGCGAACGGGTCGGCATTAACTTGACCCATCTACAG gAAGAAAGACTGAAAAGGTTGAAGCACAGGATGAAGGTTTATTTCGATGCTTCGAGGCCAGATCACCAG GAAGCTTTAAGAGCACTGTGGTCTGCCACATATCCTGATAGGGAGCTTCATGGCTTGATATCCGATCAATGGAAAGAAATGGGATGGCAAGGAAGAGATCCATCTACTGATTTCAG AGGAGCTGGATTCATTTCTTTGGAGAACCTATTATTCTTTGCCAAAACATATTCA ACATCGTTTCAACATTTACTCAAAAAGCAGGAAGGAAAGCGATCTGCTTGGGAGTATCCATTTGCCGTTGCTGGCATAAATATCACTTTCATGATCATGCAAATGCTTGACCTTGATGCTT CAAAACCTAGGACATTTGTCACTTCAGTTTTCTTACACATGCTGTCAG AAAATGAATGGGCTTTTGACTTGCTCTACTGTATGGCTTTTGTGGTCATGGACAAGCAATGGCTGGGGAGGAATGCAACGTACATGGAGTTCAAT GATGTTTTGAAATCAACAAGGGCTCATGTGGAAAGTGAACTTCTAATGGATGATGTCCTACGGATAGAAGACATTCCTTCTTATGCCCTTCTCTCTTAA
- the LOC110634970 gene encoding uncharacterized protein LOC110634970 isoform X1: MRHVTFIILIVSRVHKCLLWTYDHLSLVTLWVVGIESILLAFSFADMKCFGVPIKPENATSGTPAWIGKGFTCVCFKRKRTCERVGINLTHLQEERLKRLKHRMKVYFDASRPDHQEALRALWSATYPDRELHGLISDQWKEMGWQGRDPSTDFRGAGFISLENLLFFAKTYSTSFQHLLKKQEGKRSAWEYPFAVAGINITFMIMQMLDLDASKPRTFVTSVFLHMLSENEWAFDLLYCMAFVVMDKQWLGRNATYMEFNDVLKSTRAHVESELLMDDVLRIEDIPSYALLS, encoded by the exons ATGAGGCACGTGACCTTTATCATTCTCATTGTGTCTCGCGTCCACAAATGCCTGTTGTGGACTTATGACCACCTGAGTTTGGTCACCTTGTGGGTTGTGGGGATTGAGAGTATTTTGCTAGCATTCTCGTTTGCTGACATGAAATGCTTTGGTGTACCTATAAAACCAG AAAATGCAACTAGTGGGACGCCTGCTTGGATTGGTAAGGGCTTCACTTGTGTTTGCTTCAAGCGAAAGCGAACTTGCGAACGGGTCGGCATTAACTTGACCCATCTACAG gAAGAAAGACTGAAAAGGTTGAAGCACAGGATGAAGGTTTATTTCGATGCTTCGAGGCCAGATCACCAG GAAGCTTTAAGAGCACTGTGGTCTGCCACATATCCTGATAGGGAGCTTCATGGCTTGATATCCGATCAATGGAAAGAAATGGGATGGCAAGGAAGAGATCCATCTACTGATTTCAG AGGAGCTGGATTCATTTCTTTGGAGAACCTATTATTCTTTGCCAAAACATATTCA ACATCGTTTCAACATTTACTCAAAAAGCAGGAAGGAAAGCGATCTGCTTGGGAGTATCCATTTGCCGTTGCTGGCATAAATATCACTTTCATGATCATGCAAATGCTTGACCTTGATGCTT CAAAACCTAGGACATTTGTCACTTCAGTTTTCTTACACATGCTGTCAG AAAATGAATGGGCTTTTGACTTGCTCTACTGTATGGCTTTTGTGGTCATGGACAAGCAATGGCTGGGGAGGAATGCAACGTACATGGAGTTCAAT GATGTTTTGAAATCAACAAGGGCTCATGTGGAAAGTGAACTTCTAATGGATGATGTCCTACGGATAGAAGACATTCCTTCTTATGCCCTTCTCTCTTAA
- the LOC110634970 gene encoding uncharacterized protein LOC110634970 isoform X2, whose amino-acid sequence MRHVTFIILIVSRVHKCLLWTYDHLSLVTLWVVGIESILLAFSFADMKCFGVPIKPENATSGTPAWIGKGFTCVCFKRKRTCERVGINLTHLQEERLKRLKHRMKVYFDASRPDHQEALRALWSATYPDRELHGLISDQWKEMGWQGRDPSTDFRGAGFISLENLLFFAKTYSTSFQHLLKKQEGKRSAWEYPFAVAGINITFMIMQMLDLDASKPRTFVTSVFLHMLSENEWAFDLLYCMAFVVMDKQWLGRNATYMEFNVRIRIQSKMF is encoded by the exons ATGAGGCACGTGACCTTTATCATTCTCATTGTGTCTCGCGTCCACAAATGCCTGTTGTGGACTTATGACCACCTGAGTTTGGTCACCTTGTGGGTTGTGGGGATTGAGAGTATTTTGCTAGCATTCTCGTTTGCTGACATGAAATGCTTTGGTGTACCTATAAAACCAG AAAATGCAACTAGTGGGACGCCTGCTTGGATTGGTAAGGGCTTCACTTGTGTTTGCTTCAAGCGAAAGCGAACTTGCGAACGGGTCGGCATTAACTTGACCCATCTACAG gAAGAAAGACTGAAAAGGTTGAAGCACAGGATGAAGGTTTATTTCGATGCTTCGAGGCCAGATCACCAG GAAGCTTTAAGAGCACTGTGGTCTGCCACATATCCTGATAGGGAGCTTCATGGCTTGATATCCGATCAATGGAAAGAAATGGGATGGCAAGGAAGAGATCCATCTACTGATTTCAG AGGAGCTGGATTCATTTCTTTGGAGAACCTATTATTCTTTGCCAAAACATATTCA ACATCGTTTCAACATTTACTCAAAAAGCAGGAAGGAAAGCGATCTGCTTGGGAGTATCCATTTGCCGTTGCTGGCATAAATATCACTTTCATGATCATGCAAATGCTTGACCTTGATGCTT CAAAACCTAGGACATTTGTCACTTCAGTTTTCTTACACATGCTGTCAG AAAATGAATGGGCTTTTGACTTGCTCTACTGTATGGCTTTTGTGGTCATGGACAAGCAATGGCTGGGGAGGAATGCAACGTACATGGAGTTCAATGTGAGAATCAGAATCCAGTCTAA GATGTTTTGA
- the LOC110634974 gene encoding probable arabinosyltransferase ARAD1 isoform X2: MPSQWKYGTKGCVSSYRLQSAKNDPRNNVNGDGKRSSKMYGKVIFSIGFLLLLVFSYSIFIGTVDFRSYFFPRHPLSPAGPRSACATGPPLKVYMYELPRRFHVGMMDHKSKIDDGAPVTAENLPLWPKNSGIKKQHSVEYWLMASLLYEGGGEEREVVRVLNPERADAFFVPFFSSLSFNTHGHNMTDPETEKDRQLQVDVIEFLSQSKHWQRSGGRDHVIPMTHPNAFRFLRQQLNASILIVADFGRYPKSMSTLWKDVVAPYVHVVDFFTDDEISDPFESRTTLLFFRGGMVRKDEGKVRAELAKILAGYDDVHFEQSTPTPRTIKMSTQGMRSSKFCLHPAGDTPSSCRLFDAIAIQPGYIVDQLRQFSKERWVKMWRQLKNISHHFEFQYPPKKEDAVDMLWRQVKHKLPSVQLSVHRSGRLKVPDWWQRTR, from the exons ATGCCTAGTCAATGGAAGTATGGAACTAAAGGATGTGTTAGCAGCTACAGACTACAGAGTGCTAAAAACGACCCCCGAAATAACGTCAACGGCGATGGCAAGAGGTCTTCCAAAATGTATGGAAAAGTGATTTTCTCTATAGGATTCCTCCTCCTCCTGGTCTTCTCCTACTCCATCTTCATTGGGACCGTTGATTTCAGATCATACTTCTTTCCTCGACACCCACTGTCACCGGCCGGTCCACGCTCAGCGTGTGCAACCGGGCCGCCTCTTAAGGTCTACATGTACGAGCTTCCGCGGAGATTCCACGTGGGGATGATGGATCACAAAAGCAAGATTGATGATGGTGCGCCGGTGACGGCGGAGAATTTGCCGCTGTGGCCGAAGAATTCCGGAATTAAGAAGCAGCACAGTGTGGAGTATTGGTTAATGGCTTCGCTTTTGTATGAGGGCGGTGGAGAGGAGAGAGAggtggttagggttttgaatccgGAGAGAGCTGATGCGTTCTTCGTGCCGTTTTTCTCCTCTTTGAGCTTCAATACGCATGGCCATAACATGACTGATCCTGAGACCGAGAAGGATCGCCAATTGCAG GTTGATGTAATAGAATTCTTGTCTCAATCCAAGCACTGGCAGAGGTCTGGAGGCAGAGACCATGTGATTCCCATGACACATCCTAATGCCTTTAGATTTCTCCGACAACAGTTGAATGCGTCTATTCTTATTGTTGCAGATTTTGGCCGCTATCCTAAATCCATGTCAACTCTGTGGAAAGATGTGGTGGCCCCATATGTACATGTTGTTGACTTTTTTACAGATGATGAAATTTCAGATCCATTTGAATCTCGCACCACACTTCTTTTCTTCCGCGGGGGTATGGTTAGGAAAGAT GAAGGCAAAGTCCGAGCTGAACTGGCAAAGATATTAGCTGGTTATGATGATGTTCATTTTGAGCAAAGCACACCAACACCACGGACAATAAAAATG TCAACGCAAGGAATGCGTTCATCAAAGTTCTGTCTACATCCTGCAGGAGACACTCCATCTTCTTGTCGTCTTTTTGATGCTATT GCAATTCAACCTGGATACATAGTTGATCAACTACGGCAATTTTCAAAGGAGAGATGGGTTAAAATGTGGAGACAGCTTAAGAACATCTCCCATCACTTCGAATTCCAGTACCCACCTAAGAAGGAGGACGCAGTTGACATGCTGTGGAGACAGGTAAAGCATAAGCTTCCTAGCGTCCAACTTTCTGTACATAGAAGCGGGAGATTGAAGGTTCCAGACTGGTGGCAGAGGACAAGATGA
- the LOC110634974 gene encoding probable arabinosyltransferase ARAD1 isoform X1 — MPSQWKYGTKGCVSSYRLQSAKNDPRNNVNGDGKRSSKMYGKVIFSIGFLLLLVFSYSIFIGTVDFRSYFFPRHPLSPAGPRSACATGPPLKVYMYELPRRFHVGMMDHKSKIDDGAPVTAENLPLWPKNSGIKKQHSVEYWLMASLLYEGGGEEREVVRVLNPERADAFFVPFFSSLSFNTHGHNMTDPETEKDRQLQVDVIEFLSQSKHWQRSGGRDHVIPMTHPNAFRFLRQQLNASILIVADFGRYPKSMSTLWKDVVAPYVHVVDFFTDDEISDPFESRTTLLFFRGGMVRKDEGKVRAELAKILAGYDDVHFEQSTPTPRTIKMSTQGMRSSKFCLHPAGDTPSSCRLFDAIVSHCVPVIVSDQIELPFEDEIDYSQFSIFFSVNEAIQPGYIVDQLRQFSKERWVKMWRQLKNISHHFEFQYPPKKEDAVDMLWRQVKHKLPSVQLSVHRSGRLKVPDWWQRTR, encoded by the exons ATGCCTAGTCAATGGAAGTATGGAACTAAAGGATGTGTTAGCAGCTACAGACTACAGAGTGCTAAAAACGACCCCCGAAATAACGTCAACGGCGATGGCAAGAGGTCTTCCAAAATGTATGGAAAAGTGATTTTCTCTATAGGATTCCTCCTCCTCCTGGTCTTCTCCTACTCCATCTTCATTGGGACCGTTGATTTCAGATCATACTTCTTTCCTCGACACCCACTGTCACCGGCCGGTCCACGCTCAGCGTGTGCAACCGGGCCGCCTCTTAAGGTCTACATGTACGAGCTTCCGCGGAGATTCCACGTGGGGATGATGGATCACAAAAGCAAGATTGATGATGGTGCGCCGGTGACGGCGGAGAATTTGCCGCTGTGGCCGAAGAATTCCGGAATTAAGAAGCAGCACAGTGTGGAGTATTGGTTAATGGCTTCGCTTTTGTATGAGGGCGGTGGAGAGGAGAGAGAggtggttagggttttgaatccgGAGAGAGCTGATGCGTTCTTCGTGCCGTTTTTCTCCTCTTTGAGCTTCAATACGCATGGCCATAACATGACTGATCCTGAGACCGAGAAGGATCGCCAATTGCAG GTTGATGTAATAGAATTCTTGTCTCAATCCAAGCACTGGCAGAGGTCTGGAGGCAGAGACCATGTGATTCCCATGACACATCCTAATGCCTTTAGATTTCTCCGACAACAGTTGAATGCGTCTATTCTTATTGTTGCAGATTTTGGCCGCTATCCTAAATCCATGTCAACTCTGTGGAAAGATGTGGTGGCCCCATATGTACATGTTGTTGACTTTTTTACAGATGATGAAATTTCAGATCCATTTGAATCTCGCACCACACTTCTTTTCTTCCGCGGGGGTATGGTTAGGAAAGAT GAAGGCAAAGTCCGAGCTGAACTGGCAAAGATATTAGCTGGTTATGATGATGTTCATTTTGAGCAAAGCACACCAACACCACGGACAATAAAAATG TCAACGCAAGGAATGCGTTCATCAAAGTTCTGTCTACATCCTGCAGGAGACACTCCATCTTCTTGTCGTCTTTTTGATGCTATTGTAAGCCATTGTGTTCCTGTCATTGTTAGTGATCAAATTGAGCTcccttttgaggatgaaattgatTATAGCCAATTCTCAATTTTCTTCTCTGTAAATGAGGCAATTCAACCTGGATACATAGTTGATCAACTACGGCAATTTTCAAAGGAGAGATGGGTTAAAATGTGGAGACAGCTTAAGAACATCTCCCATCACTTCGAATTCCAGTACCCACCTAAGAAGGAGGACGCAGTTGACATGCTGTGGAGACAGGTAAAGCATAAGCTTCCTAGCGTCCAACTTTCTGTACATAGAAGCGGGAGATTGAAGGTTCCAGACTGGTGGCAGAGGACAAGATGA
- the LOC110634973 gene encoding 60S ribosomal protein L17-2, with translation MVKYSREPENATKSCKARGSDLRVHFKNTRETAHALRKLPLAKAKRYLEDVMAHKQAIPFRRFCGGVGRTAQAKNRHSNGQGRWPVKSAKFILDLLKNAESNAEVKGLDVDTLFISHIQVNQAQKQRRRTYRAHGRINPYMSSPCHIELILSEKEEPVKKEPETQLAASKSKKSQAIRSGASS, from the exons ATG GTGAAGTACTCAAGAGAGCCTGAAAATGCCACCAAGT CCTGCAAGGCCAGAGGCTCTGACCTCAGAGTACATTTCAAG AATACAAGGGAAACAGCCCATGCTTTAAGGAAATTGCCTTTGGCAAAGGCTAAGAGGTATTTGGAAGATGTTATGGCTCACAAACAAGCTATACCTTTCCGACGTTTCTGTGGTGGGGTGGGACGTACTGCTCAGGCAAAAAACAGGCACTCAAATGGGCAAGGAAGGTGGCCTGTTAAATCTGCCAAGTTCATACTAGATTTGCTCAAAAATGCTGAGAGTAATGCTGAG GTCAAAGGCTTGGATGTTGATACCCTCTTCATTTCTCACATTCAAGTGAATCAGGCACAGAAGCAGAGGCGCCGTACCTACAGGGCTCATGGAAGAATAAATC CTTACATGTCCAGCCCTTGCCACATTGAGTTGATTTTGTCCGAGAAGGAAGAACCAGTCAAGAAGGAG CCTGAGACACAGCTCGCTGCCAGTAAATCTAAGAAGTCGCAAGCTATACGAAGCGGCGCTTCCTCTTGA
- the LOC110634925 gene encoding signal peptidase complex subunit 1, translating into MDWQGQKIAEQLMQIMLIVFAVVAFSVGYVMGSFQMMIQIYAGGVVLTTLVTVPNWPWFNRYFLQWLDPSEAEKHPKPQIQPVNSKKKSVKK; encoded by the coding sequence ATGGATTGGCAGGGACAGAAGATAGCGGAGCAGCTGATGCAGATCATGCTGATAGTATTCGCGGTGGTGGCCTTCTCTGTTGGCTACGTAATGGGATCGTTTCAAATGATGATCCAAATTTACGCTGGGGGAGTGGTTCTCACTACATTGGTTACTGTCCCCAATTGGCCTTGGTTTAATCGTTACTTTCTCCAGTGGTTGGACCCCAGCGAAGCCGAGAAGCATCCCAAGCCTCAGATTCAGCCTGTGAATTCGAAGAAGAAATCTGTTAAAAAGTAG
- the LOC110634963 gene encoding small ribosomal subunit biogenesis GTPase RsgA 1, mitochondrial, protein MSIASMSLFLHRTPTLHNLLRRITSFRHLPVIAAKQQQQKNPNNVSRKPQPNKNLLRAKQSFKEYSSLAPVLSLEDKPDLSDSQAIGTVAAAQANFMRVIIQSLPSSSELSSTFQKSEEEASSSNSDEGKIGVELLCVVRAVLKKIKRRVLVGDKVVVGSIDWVDRRGMIENVFQRSSEILDPPIANVDHLLVLFSMEQPQLEPFTLTRFLVEAESTGIPLTLALNKSELVDEGTLVAWKRRLRSWGYEPVFCSVESKRGLDSLAFILRDQTTVIVGPSGVGKSSLINVLRNNPRACDAAEVDNWFDPILGSKWFEEQRVGEVSTRSGRGKHTTRNVSLLPLSGGGYLADTPGFNQPSLLKVTKQSLAQAFPEIRKMLSATGPAKCTFSDCLHLGEPGCIVKGDWERYSFYFQLLDEIRIREEFQLRTYGTKKEADVRYKVGDMGVQQAEPRLEPKKHRRQSRKRINQSILDELDELDDDDNSLDEENDPFLRALRNENQ, encoded by the exons ATGTCTATCGCTTCAATGTCCCTCTTCCTCCACCGAACACCAACCCTCCACAACCTCCTCCGCCGCATAACCTCCTTTCGCCACCTCCCAGTTATTGCAGCAAAGCAGCAACAGCAAAAGAACCCTAACAATGTCTCCAGAAAACCCCAACCGAACAAGAATCTCCTCAGAGCCAAACAATCCTTTAAGGAATATTCCTCCTTGGCGCCGGTACTCTCTCTAGAGGACAAACCTGACCTCTCTGATTCACAAGCCATTGGCACTGTGGCTGCTGCCCAAGCCAACTTTATGCGTGTAATCATCCAGTCACTACCTTCCTCCTCTGAGCTTTCTAGCACCTTCCAGAAGAGCGAAGAGGAAGCTTCTAGTAGTAACTCCGATGAAGGTAAAATTGGTGTTGAGTTGCTTTGTGTGGTGAGGGCGGTGCTGAAGAAGATAAAGAGGAGAGTGCTGGTAGGGGACAAGGTAGTGGTAGGGTCCATAGATTGGGTGGACCGAAGGGGCATGATCGAGAATGTGTTTCAACGGAGCTCAGAAATTTTGGACCCTCCCATAGCTAATGTGGATCACTTATTGGTGCTTTTCTCCATGGAGCAGCCGCAGCTTGAGCCATTCACCCTTACGAGATTTCTGGTTGAGGCTGAGTCCACTGGGATTCCCTTGACGCTTGCTTTGAATAAATCGGAGCTTGTTGACGAAGGG ACGTTGGTGGCCTGGAAACGTAGACTGCGCAGCTGGGGTTATGAACCAGTGTTTTGTAGTGTTGAATCCAAGCGTGGACTTGATTCTCTTGCTTTTATTCTGAGAGATCAAACCACTGTGATTGTGGGTCCTAGTGGAGTTGGGAAATCTAGCCTGATAAATGTTCTGAGAAACAACCCCCGTGCCTGTGATGCTGCAGAAGTGGATAATTGGTTTGACCCT ATATTAGGAAGTAAGTGGTTTGAGGAACAGCGTGTTGGGGAAGTTTCAACAAGAAGTGGCAGAGGGAAGCATACCACTCGTAATGTTTCTTTGCTTCCACTATCTGGAGGGGGGTATCTCGCTGATACTCCTGGTTTTAACCAGCCTAGTTTGCTTAAAGTAACAAAGCAATCTCTTGCACAGGCATTCCCCGAG ATCAGGAAAATGCTTAGTGCCACTGGACCTGCTAAATGTACATTCAGTGATTGCTTACATCTTGGTGAGCCTGGGTGCATTGTGAAAGGGGATTGGGAAAGATATTCCTTCTATTTTCAACTCCTTGATGAGATCAGAATCAGGGAGGAATTTCAATTGAGGACATATGGAACCAAAAAGGAGGCTGATGTAAG GTACAAGGTAGGAGATATGGGCGTGCAGCAAGCAGAGCCTCGTTTGGAGCCCAAGAAGCACAGAAGACAGTCTCGCAAAAGGATCAACCAATCAATCCTGGATGAGTTGGATGAACTGGATGATGACGACAACTCACTAGATGAAGAAAATGATCCTTTCTTGAGAGCACTAAGGAATGAAAATCAGTAG